One window of Nitrospinaceae bacterium genomic DNA carries:
- a CDS encoding VWA domain-containing protein, protein MTIRPVVAGSLPRRKVRVPGHGIEGEIIGFCRVLRRAGLKITSGRIIDVFRSFEHLDVTNLDYVYASTRANMISSSEEIPLFDAVFRQYWFDERGNPYSDDNSESMGDIFDDDIPDGAGEEGAGGEKSEDAENQDQQEGKKSSGLPTEDDDAATSEAGESEDDEEGTPSYSPSEVLSGKDFSSFDADQIAELRRLIQKIVPKLATKISRRKKSDLNAREIDLKRSVKKSIRTGGEVLRLFRRKRKIQKTQIILICDVSGSMDSYSQFLIQFLYSLQNEIKSLRTFVFSTRLTDATPYLRHKDVKTALSRLASEVHDWSGGTQIGNCIRTFNYDYGRTILNSRTIVMIISDGWDRGDTETLGEEMDRLNKKCHRLIWLNPLLGSPGYRPIDRGMRTALPYCDDFMSAHNLDSLVDMTEHIAKI, encoded by the coding sequence ATGACTATCCGACCTGTAGTAGCTGGCTCCCTGCCCCGCCGAAAGGTACGCGTACCCGGACACGGGATCGAGGGGGAAATTATCGGTTTTTGCCGCGTGCTTAGGCGTGCCGGTCTGAAAATCACTTCGGGACGCATCATCGATGTGTTCCGCAGCTTCGAGCATCTCGACGTAACGAACCTCGACTACGTATATGCCTCCACGCGAGCCAACATGATTTCAAGCAGCGAGGAAATTCCGCTGTTCGACGCCGTGTTCCGCCAGTACTGGTTCGATGAGCGAGGAAATCCCTACAGCGACGACAACTCAGAATCGATGGGCGATATCTTCGATGATGACATCCCCGACGGCGCAGGAGAGGAAGGCGCTGGCGGTGAAAAAAGCGAGGACGCAGAGAACCAGGACCAACAAGAGGGCAAGAAAAGCTCGGGCCTTCCCACCGAGGATGACGATGCTGCCACCTCGGAGGCAGGCGAATCTGAGGACGATGAGGAAGGGACTCCCTCCTACAGCCCCTCGGAAGTCCTTTCGGGGAAAGATTTTTCTTCTTTTGACGCCGACCAAATCGCCGAGCTGCGGCGTTTGATCCAAAAAATCGTTCCCAAGCTTGCAACAAAAATCAGCCGGCGCAAAAAATCTGACCTCAACGCCCGCGAAATCGACCTCAAACGCAGCGTCAAGAAAAGTATCCGCACCGGCGGCGAGGTTCTTCGGCTTTTTCGTCGGAAGCGAAAGATTCAGAAAACGCAGATCATTCTCATTTGCGACGTTTCAGGCTCGATGGATAGCTACAGCCAGTTCCTCATTCAGTTTCTCTATAGTCTTCAAAATGAGATCAAATCGCTGCGCACTTTTGTCTTCAGCACACGCCTGACCGACGCCACGCCCTACCTTCGACACAAGGACGTAAAAACGGCGCTCTCGCGGCTCGCCAGCGAAGTTCACGACTGGAGCGGCGGCACACAGATTGGCAATTGTATCCGCACGTTCAACTACGACTACGGTAGAACCATCCTCAACAGCCGGACAATCGTCATGATTATTTCTGATGGCTGGGACCGCGGTGACACCGAAACCCTCGGCGAGGAAATGGACCGCCTCAACAAAAAATGCCACCGCCTCATCTGGCTTAACCCACTTTTGGGCAGCCCCGGCTACCGCCCAATTGATCGGGGAATGCGCACGGCACTACCCTATTGCGACGATTTCATGTCGGCACACAACCTCGACAGCCTTGTTGATATGACTGAGCATATTGCGAAAATTTGA
- a CDS encoding response regulator transcription factor, translating into MANLLIFTADDGFAEALTRALRHEGHFCKVAEDEDTALQEVRARGLSLILLDDAPALPKAEEIRNWSMLPILLITEPGRVESMKTPIEADDVLVKPVREEELLFRVRNLCERKNSADADVARTGAQAVGITLDEDHYEIRINGALLDLTFREFELLKHLMQNPGRVFDRNQLLNLVWGVDYIGGPRTVDVHIRRIRAKIEAEGESFITTIRGVGYKFNAAGF; encoded by the coding sequence ATGGCAAATCTTTTAATATTCACGGCAGATGACGGCTTCGCCGAAGCGCTCACGCGCGCCCTTCGGCATGAGGGTCATTTCTGCAAGGTAGCCGAGGACGAGGACACCGCTCTTCAGGAGGTGCGTGCGCGCGGCCTCTCGCTCATCCTCCTCGACGACGCCCCAGCCCTGCCAAAAGCCGAGGAGATCCGTAACTGGAGCATGCTCCCCATCCTCCTTATTACAGAGCCCGGTCGAGTCGAATCCATGAAGACCCCGATAGAGGCCGACGATGTACTCGTAAAACCTGTGCGCGAGGAGGAACTACTCTTTCGGGTTCGGAACCTGTGTGAGCGGAAAAACTCTGCCGATGCTGATGTTGCCCGCACCGGTGCGCAGGCGGTTGGCATCACCCTCGATGAGGACCACTACGAAATCCGCATAAACGGTGCGCTCCTGGACCTCACTTTTCGCGAGTTCGAGCTTTTGAAGCACCTGATGCAAAATCCAGGGCGCGTATTCGACAGAAATCAGTTATTGAACCTGGTATGGGGGGTGGACTACATTGGCGGCCCAAGGACGGTTGACGTTCACATCCGGCGAATTCGAGCAAAAATAGAGGCCGAGGGCGAATCATTTATCACCACAATCCGAGGTGTTGGCTATAAATTCAATGCAGCTGGCTTCTAG